A window of Streptomyces sp. SAI-127 contains these coding sequences:
- a CDS encoding ANTAR domain-containing protein — translation MSSATHTSLAGRLNTLTIDAGVEGGRAVLVLRGDLIHGCADTLAQALARLPDGTGRVDLDMTGVAFMDTTGLRFLEVLDTYGRRRRVRVTATGWNDQPRRVLEMAGLDPDDPLHGPGTHREPVPSAVVLERAEQLDALRTEVEQLRQAIVTRPVIDQARGVLMATHACSSDQAWNVLREASQLSNTKLRKVAAVVTAGAGGAGPLPSPELRRALRTAIDRCLN, via the coding sequence ATGAGCTCAGCGACACACACATCGCTCGCAGGGCGACTGAACACTCTGACCATCGACGCCGGCGTGGAGGGGGGCAGGGCCGTGCTCGTCCTCCGCGGCGATCTGATCCACGGCTGTGCGGACACCCTGGCCCAGGCGCTGGCGCGGCTGCCGGACGGCACCGGCCGGGTCGACCTGGACATGACCGGCGTCGCCTTCATGGACACGACGGGACTGCGGTTCCTGGAGGTCCTCGACACCTACGGCCGCCGCCGTCGCGTACGGGTGACGGCGACCGGCTGGAACGACCAGCCGCGCCGCGTCCTGGAGATGGCCGGTCTGGATCCCGACGATCCGCTGCACGGCCCCGGAACCCACCGCGAGCCCGTGCCCTCCGCGGTGGTCCTGGAGCGCGCGGAACAGCTGGACGCGCTGCGCACGGAGGTCGAGCAGCTCCGGCAGGCGATCGTCACCCGCCCGGTCATCGACCAGGCGCGCGGTGTCCTGATGGCCACCCATGCCTGCTCCTCGGACCAGGCATGGAACGTCCTGCGGGAGGCCTCCCAGCTCTCCAACACCAAGCTGCGCAAGGTCGCGGCGGTGGTCACGGCCGGGGCCGGGGGCGCCGGCCCGCTGCCGTCACCGGAGCTGCGGCGGGCGCTGCGGACGGCGATCGACCGTTGTCTGAACTGA
- a CDS encoding alpha/beta hydrolase, whose protein sequence is MPDHVRTADGRRLRVEVSGDPHGRPVFLLHGMPGSRVGPKPRSFFLHQRGARLISYDRPGYGGSDRMPRRRVADVAQDVADVADALELDRFAVAGRSAGAPHALACAALLPDRVTRAAALVGWAPRDAEGLDWYAGMAPSNVAALSTAATDPERFAAGIIPRSAAIRSDPARLLEELREELTADDRLIVSDNTIRSMLLRNYREALRTSPYGWIDDALALTASWGFDPARIKVPVLLWHGKDDVFSPASHASWLADRIPRATAVLEPTSAHFAALRALPAVLDWLLAETRTH, encoded by the coding sequence GTGCCCGACCATGTGCGTACGGCGGACGGACGACGGTTACGGGTGGAGGTCTCGGGGGATCCGCACGGACGCCCCGTGTTCCTCCTGCACGGCATGCCCGGCAGCCGGGTGGGGCCGAAACCCCGCTCGTTCTTCCTCCACCAGCGCGGCGCGCGCCTCATCAGCTACGACCGGCCGGGGTACGGCGGTTCGGACCGCATGCCGCGCCGCCGGGTGGCGGACGTGGCCCAGGATGTGGCCGATGTGGCCGACGCCCTCGAACTCGACCGGTTCGCGGTGGCCGGCCGCTCCGCCGGAGCCCCGCACGCCCTGGCCTGCGCCGCGCTGCTGCCGGACCGGGTGACCAGGGCGGCGGCGTTGGTGGGCTGGGCACCGCGCGACGCGGAGGGCCTGGACTGGTATGCGGGGATGGCGCCGTCCAACGTCGCCGCCCTGAGCACGGCCGCCACCGACCCCGAGCGTTTCGCCGCCGGGATCATCCCGCGCTCCGCCGCCATCCGCAGTGATCCCGCGCGCCTGCTGGAGGAACTGCGCGAGGAACTCACCGCCGACGACAGGCTGATCGTCTCGGACAACACCATCCGCTCGATGCTGCTGCGCAACTACCGTGAGGCGCTGCGCACTTCGCCGTACGGCTGGATCGACGACGCCCTGGCCCTCACCGCGTCCTGGGGCTTCGACCCGGCGCGGATCAAGGTGCCGGTGCTGCTGTGGCACGGCAAGGACGACGTCTTCTCCCCGGCCTCGCACGCCTCCTGGCTCGCCGACCGCATCCCGCGTGCCACGGCCGTCCTGGAACCCACGTCGGCACACTTCGCCGCACTGCGCGCCCTGCCCGCCGTGCTGGACTGGCTGCTGGCCGAAACGCGGACGCACTGA
- the fxsB gene encoding radical SAM/SPASM protein FxsB, inactivated metallohydrolase extension form yields the protein MTDPAADTPLQQLVFKVHSRCDLACDHCYVYEHADRSWKARPVVIQKETVTQTAQRLAEYAGTVGLESVSVILHGGEPLLAGPARLREICSELNTALTDVTTLDLRIHTNGIQLSRRHLDVFAEFGVRVSLSLDGDRLANDRHRLDRRGRSSYDRVLRAVDLLQTPPYRHLFGGLLCTVDVRNDPVAVHDALTALDPPRIDYLLPHSTWDTPPPRGDSGSPTPYADWLLTIFDRWTEQGRKVPVRTFDSVLSTLRGGPSLTEAMGLAPSDLAVVETDGTFEQADSLKTAYDGAPATGYDVFRNDFAELARHPGVRARQTGLAGVSETCRRCPVVESCGGGLYAHRYSSESGFDNPSVFCADLRALVDGIADRITERALFPGVHDPDELSFALLKQDRERLAAANERLAGRPDWDETWHALLRLDADDDGATHLNRLLTHPYVRSSLRRSGQSGTTTTARCASVAVAAAVHAQAPLRLSWEQPSRELHLPTLGTMTLPAPGRVEATVTGRTVSVRLADGSSLATDTGPGPWWRPLTTLEMSDGKGTPPLLIDDADPWRAVYAAEVSAPLAPDALAAFRDRLRTALSSGPRPPLLLAVVTPLQAGTGIRGDEHGLGALGVAVDAEPAVLARELPRHLRRARLAALREAAHLHVPGSTAGELFTEASDALGDAEHAGPSSAAAASALARTERALTRLDGLPARELTESGAALLEELRAEWQRLV from the coding sequence ATGACCGACCCCGCAGCGGACACCCCGCTCCAGCAGCTCGTTTTCAAGGTGCACAGCCGCTGCGATCTGGCGTGCGACCACTGTTACGTCTACGAGCACGCCGACCGGAGCTGGAAAGCGCGGCCGGTCGTCATCCAGAAGGAGACGGTCACTCAGACGGCCCAGCGGCTCGCCGAATACGCCGGAACCGTCGGACTGGAATCCGTCTCCGTCATCCTGCACGGCGGTGAACCCCTTCTCGCGGGCCCGGCCCGACTGCGCGAGATCTGCTCAGAACTCAACACCGCACTCACCGATGTCACCACGCTGGACCTCCGTATTCACACCAACGGAATTCAGCTGAGCAGACGCCATCTGGACGTGTTCGCGGAATTCGGCGTCCGGGTGAGCCTGAGCCTGGACGGCGACAGGCTCGCCAACGACCGGCACCGGCTCGACCGTCGCGGCAGGAGCAGTTACGACCGGGTCCTGCGCGCCGTCGACCTGTTGCAGACACCGCCGTACCGTCACCTCTTCGGCGGACTGCTGTGCACCGTCGACGTCCGCAACGACCCGGTCGCCGTCCATGACGCACTGACCGCGCTCGATCCGCCGCGCATCGACTACCTCCTGCCGCACTCCACCTGGGACACACCGCCCCCACGCGGCGACTCCGGCTCACCAACCCCGTACGCCGACTGGCTGTTGACCATCTTCGACCGCTGGACCGAGCAGGGCCGCAAGGTGCCCGTGCGGACCTTCGACTCGGTGCTCAGCACCCTGCGCGGCGGCCCCAGCCTGACCGAGGCCATGGGGCTCGCCCCGTCCGACCTCGCGGTCGTGGAGACCGACGGCACCTTCGAGCAGGCGGACTCGCTGAAGACCGCCTACGACGGCGCCCCCGCCACGGGGTACGACGTCTTCCGGAACGACTTCGCGGAACTCGCCCGGCATCCCGGGGTGCGGGCCCGCCAGACGGGCCTCGCGGGAGTGTCCGAGACCTGCCGTCGCTGTCCCGTGGTGGAGTCCTGCGGCGGTGGCCTCTACGCCCACCGCTACAGCTCCGAGAGCGGCTTCGACAATCCCTCCGTGTTCTGCGCGGACCTGCGGGCCCTGGTCGACGGCATCGCCGACCGGATCACCGAACGCGCCCTCTTCCCCGGCGTCCACGACCCGGACGAGCTGTCCTTCGCCCTGCTCAAACAGGACCGGGAACGGCTGGCCGCCGCCAACGAACGGCTCGCCGGGCGCCCGGACTGGGACGAGACCTGGCACGCCCTGCTGCGACTGGACGCGGACGACGACGGAGCCACCCACCTCAACCGACTGCTGACCCACCCCTATGTACGGTCCTCACTGCGCCGCTCGGGCCAGTCCGGCACCACCACGACCGCCCGCTGCGCGTCCGTCGCGGTCGCCGCGGCCGTTCACGCCCAGGCCCCCCTGCGGCTCTCCTGGGAGCAGCCGTCCCGCGAGCTGCACCTTCCGACGCTGGGCACCATGACACTGCCCGCCCCCGGGCGCGTGGAGGCGACCGTCACCGGCCGCACGGTGAGCGTGCGTCTCGCCGACGGCAGCTCACTGGCGACGGACACCGGTCCCGGCCCGTGGTGGCGGCCGCTGACGACGCTGGAGATGTCCGACGGCAAGGGCACACCGCCGCTGCTCATCGACGACGCCGACCCCTGGCGTGCCGTCTACGCGGCCGAGGTGTCCGCCCCCCTGGCTCCGGACGCCCTGGCCGCGTTCAGGGACCGTCTTCGTACCGCGCTGTCGTCCGGGCCGCGTCCTCCGCTGCTCCTCGCCGTCGTCACCCCGCTCCAGGCCGGGACGGGCATCCGCGGCGACGAGCACGGGCTGGGCGCGCTGGGTGTCGCGGTCGACGCCGAACCCGCCGTACTGGCAAGGGAATTACCTCGTCACCTGCGCCGGGCCCGGCTGGCCGCGCTGCGCGAGGCGGCGCATCTGCACGTGCCGGGAAGCACGGCCGGCGAGTTGTTCACCGAGGCGTCCGACGCCCTGGGGGACGCCGAACACGCGGGGCCCTCGAGTGCTGCGGCGGCCTCGGCGCTGGCCCGCACGGAACGGGCCCTGACCCGGCTTGACGGACTGCCCGCGCGGGAGCTCACCGAGAGCGGCGCCGCCCTCCTGGAGGAACTGCGCGCGGAGTGGCAGCGACTTGTCTGA
- the fxsT gene encoding FxSxx-COOH system tetratricopeptide repeat protein — protein sequence MTGPRDGRVITFYSYKGGTGRTMALANTAWILAANGKRVLAVDWDLEAPGLHRFFHPFLDPKALSATPGVINIIQDYAWAATTGTQRPDDWHLAYAQVEQHAVSIRPERFDLHFPEGGSLDFLSAGRQDRAYSAAVTSFEWDNFYERLGGGTFLRALRASMKKTYDYVLIDSRTGLSDNADICTMEMPDVLVDCFTLSDQALEGAAVVARSVEEGYRPRRIRVLPVPMRIDEGEKEKVDAGRALARMRFEGLPKGADGRPLSQEELSAYWGNVEIPYRPYYAYEETLATVGDESGIANSLLSAFERLTAVISDREVTSLPQIPEPVRLRCRDAYLRRRPLTSVADVVVAYAAEKRMWADWVEYLLKRAGCEVTLHEISTGPVEPAETTAHTVVLLSKTFQESRYADSVWRALGERTPDGARSSVVPLRVEEVPLPEPCTDLHRLDETECVAALQRALELPLQPAESSPSAPRFPGITPGIWNAPQRNTTFTGRAPIMDRIRTQLGDLSGPPQPQALFGLGGVGKTQLAIEYVHRFMADYDLVWWMSAEHIDDVVASLAELAPLIGATSPEDDMTKASQEAVQRLSRGLPTKRWILVFDNAGDPAELARYFPTGDGGHILVTSRNQAWSQHGASQQIDVFERKESIEHLTRRREDGLTAEDADRVAEALGDLPLAVEQAAAWLAETATPIEDYLRQLARQTTEVLDLNQPPDYPRTVAATWNVSIEQLEKRSPAAVRLLQLCAFLAPEPISQQLLYSKEMITALKPYDPSLQESLLLGRVIREIGRFALAKVDQKTNSLQVHRLVQAVIRAQMPEEKQQEARHVVHTVLAGARPDGDEPIDDPATWPRFAVIWPHLSASDARNCREADTRRLLIDRVRYQWKRGDFLAARRLAEDLLQHWMPVLGEDDVYYLYLRFHLANVLRSQGRYVEAREIGEDLLERQRRELGEQHPHTYATMSALSSDLAALGEYTKAVDLAKRAHDGFSEIFHESHRRTLSAANNLALALRMVGNYGQARGIDQDTLDRRTAVLGPDHPYTLASAERLGRDLREVGRYAESVSILSRAYAAHKRILSREFPGTLRCAKSLAVSLRRNGQLEDARRLTEATRKQYKDQYSAATPDSLACDLNLAADLFAADERDRAREVAQEVLAEYMKVPGEAHPYTQAALNNLGIFHWGCRDLDEAEAVFLKVLPRMAEVLGEHHPHAVFSSVNYANVLYDQGRFEEARERDEAALPVLREALGGHHPETLAVVTNLGLALRALGRDAEARALRDDALAELRLLLGEDNGITLLASRERRIYRDLEPLSV from the coding sequence ATGACGGGCCCGCGCGACGGACGTGTCATCACTTTCTATTCGTACAAGGGCGGTACGGGCCGCACCATGGCCCTGGCCAACACCGCCTGGATCCTCGCGGCCAACGGCAAACGCGTGCTCGCGGTCGACTGGGACCTGGAGGCGCCGGGCCTGCACCGCTTCTTCCACCCGTTCCTGGACCCCAAGGCGCTGTCCGCGACCCCGGGGGTCATCAACATCATCCAGGACTACGCCTGGGCCGCGACCACGGGCACCCAGCGCCCCGACGACTGGCACCTGGCCTACGCCCAGGTCGAGCAGCACGCCGTGTCCATCCGGCCCGAGCGCTTCGACCTGCACTTCCCCGAGGGCGGCTCCCTCGACTTCCTCTCCGCGGGCCGCCAGGACCGGGCCTACTCGGCGGCGGTCACCTCGTTCGAGTGGGACAACTTCTACGAGCGCCTCGGCGGCGGCACCTTCCTCAGGGCGCTCAGGGCCAGCATGAAGAAGACGTACGACTACGTCCTGATCGACAGCCGCACCGGTCTCTCGGACAACGCCGACATCTGCACCATGGAGATGCCCGACGTTCTGGTGGACTGCTTCACCCTCAGCGACCAGGCGCTGGAGGGAGCGGCGGTGGTCGCCCGCAGTGTCGAGGAGGGCTACCGGCCGCGCCGGATACGGGTCCTGCCGGTGCCGATGCGCATCGACGAGGGCGAGAAGGAGAAGGTCGACGCCGGTCGCGCGCTGGCCCGGATGCGGTTCGAGGGACTGCCCAAGGGGGCGGACGGCCGGCCGCTGAGCCAGGAGGAGCTCAGCGCCTACTGGGGCAACGTCGAGATCCCCTACCGCCCGTACTACGCCTACGAGGAGACCCTCGCCACCGTCGGCGACGAGAGCGGCATCGCCAACTCGCTGCTGTCCGCCTTCGAGCGGCTCACGGCCGTCATCTCCGACCGCGAGGTCACCTCGCTGCCGCAGATCCCCGAACCGGTCCGGCTGCGCTGCCGGGACGCCTACCTCAGGCGCCGGCCGCTGACCAGCGTGGCCGATGTCGTGGTCGCGTACGCGGCGGAGAAGCGGATGTGGGCCGACTGGGTCGAGTACCTCCTCAAGCGGGCCGGCTGCGAGGTCACGCTGCACGAGATATCCACCGGCCCGGTCGAGCCGGCGGAGACGACCGCCCACACCGTGGTGCTGCTGTCGAAGACCTTCCAGGAGTCCCGGTACGCCGACTCCGTCTGGCGTGCCCTCGGCGAGCGGACCCCGGACGGCGCCCGCAGCTCGGTGGTGCCGCTGCGGGTCGAGGAGGTCCCGCTCCCGGAGCCGTGCACCGACCTGCACCGGCTCGACGAGACGGAGTGTGTGGCCGCGCTCCAGCGCGCGCTGGAACTCCCGCTGCAGCCGGCCGAGAGCAGCCCCTCGGCCCCCCGCTTCCCCGGCATCACCCCCGGTATCTGGAACGCGCCCCAGCGCAACACCACCTTCACCGGCCGGGCCCCGATCATGGACCGGATCCGCACGCAGCTGGGCGACCTGTCCGGCCCGCCGCAGCCGCAGGCACTGTTCGGACTGGGCGGCGTGGGCAAGACCCAGCTCGCCATCGAGTACGTGCACCGCTTCATGGCCGACTACGACCTGGTCTGGTGGATGTCCGCCGAACACATCGACGACGTGGTCGCCTCGCTGGCCGAACTCGCCCCGCTGATAGGCGCGACGAGCCCCGAGGACGACATGACGAAGGCCAGCCAGGAAGCCGTGCAGCGGCTGTCCCGCGGGCTGCCGACCAAGCGCTGGATCCTGGTCTTCGACAACGCCGGCGATCCCGCGGAGCTGGCCCGCTACTTCCCCACCGGGGACGGTGGGCACATCCTCGTCACCTCCCGCAACCAGGCCTGGTCCCAGCACGGGGCGTCCCAGCAGATCGACGTCTTCGAGCGCAAGGAAAGCATCGAGCACCTGACCCGGCGCCGCGAGGACGGCCTGACGGCCGAGGACGCCGACCGGGTGGCGGAGGCCCTCGGCGACCTGCCGCTGGCGGTCGAGCAGGCGGCGGCCTGGCTGGCCGAGACCGCCACCCCGATAGAGGACTATCTGCGACAGCTGGCCCGGCAGACCACCGAGGTGCTGGACCTCAACCAGCCGCCCGACTACCCGCGGACGGTCGCGGCCACCTGGAACGTGTCGATCGAACAGCTGGAGAAGCGGTCACCCGCGGCGGTGCGGCTGCTGCAGCTGTGCGCCTTCCTCGCTCCCGAGCCGATCTCCCAGCAACTGCTCTACAGCAAGGAGATGATCACTGCGCTCAAGCCGTACGACCCCTCGCTCCAGGAGAGCCTGCTGCTCGGCCGGGTCATCCGGGAGATCGGCCGGTTCGCGCTCGCCAAGGTCGACCAGAAGACCAACAGCCTCCAGGTGCACCGGCTGGTGCAGGCGGTGATCCGCGCCCAGATGCCCGAGGAGAAGCAGCAGGAGGCCCGGCACGTCGTGCATACCGTCCTGGCGGGCGCCCGGCCCGACGGCGACGAACCCATCGACGACCCGGCCACGTGGCCCCGCTTCGCCGTCATCTGGCCGCACCTGTCCGCTTCCGACGCCCGCAACTGCCGTGAGGCCGACACCCGTCGACTGCTCATCGACCGGGTCCGCTACCAGTGGAAACGCGGTGACTTCCTGGCCGCGAGGCGCCTCGCGGAGGACCTGCTCCAGCACTGGATGCCGGTGCTCGGGGAGGACGACGTCTACTACCTCTACCTGCGTTTCCACCTCGCCAACGTGCTGCGGTCGCAGGGGCGTTACGTGGAGGCCCGGGAGATCGGCGAGGACCTGCTCGAACGCCAGCGCCGGGAACTGGGCGAACAGCACCCGCACACGTACGCCACCATGTCCGCGCTCTCCAGCGACCTGGCGGCCCTGGGCGAGTACACGAAGGCGGTCGACCTGGCCAAGAGGGCGCACGACGGCTTCAGCGAGATCTTCCACGAGTCGCACCGGCGCACCCTCAGCGCGGCCAACAACCTCGCTCTCGCCCTGCGGATGGTGGGCAACTACGGCCAGGCACGCGGCATCGACCAGGACACGCTCGACCGGCGTACGGCCGTCCTCGGCCCCGACCATCCCTACACGCTGGCCTCGGCCGAGCGGCTCGGCCGTGACCTCAGGGAGGTCGGGCGGTACGCGGAGTCGGTGTCCATCCTGTCGCGGGCGTACGCGGCCCACAAACGGATCCTGAGCAGGGAGTTCCCCGGCACCCTGCGCTGCGCCAAGTCCCTGGCGGTGTCGCTGCGCCGCAACGGGCAGCTGGAGGACGCCCGTCGGCTGACCGAGGCGACCCGCAAGCAGTACAAGGACCAGTACTCGGCCGCGACGCCCGACTCGCTGGCCTGCGACCTGAACCTGGCGGCGGACCTGTTCGCTGCCGACGAACGGGACAGGGCCCGCGAGGTGGCCCAGGAGGTGCTCGCCGAGTACATGAAGGTGCCGGGCGAGGCGCATCCGTACACCCAGGCGGCCCTGAACAACCTGGGGATCTTCCACTGGGGCTGCCGGGACCTGGACGAGGCGGAGGCGGTGTTCCTCAAGGTGCTGCCCCGCATGGCGGAGGTGCTGGGCGAGCACCATCCGCACGCCGTGTTCAGCAGCGTGAACTACGCCAACGTCCTCTACGACCAGGGCCGCTTCGAGGAGGCGCGGGAACGGGACGAGGCGGCGCTGCCGGTGCTGCGCGAGGCCCTCGGCGGCCACCACCCCGAGACGCTCGCCGTGGTCACCAACCTGGGGCTCGCCCTGCGGGCCCTGGGCCGTGACGCCGAGGCCCGCGCCCTGCGGGACGACGCGCTGGCGGAACTGCGCCTGCTGCTCGGGGAGGACAACGGCATCACCCTGCTGGCGAGCCGTGAGCGGCGCATCTACCGGGACCTGGAGCCACTGTCCGTGTGA
- a CDS encoding AAC(3) family N-acetyltransferase has protein sequence MSELTRLRLLLGELGIRPGGVLMVHTSLSGTGLPPTLVRDALLAALGPDGTLVVPAFTPENSDTSRAHRARVAHLSAEEAAAYRARKMLPFDPDTTPCPSMGALAECVRTTRGAVRSAHPQTSLAGIGARAAELLSGHDPHCHLGERSPLARLYAADAEVLLLRVGFEVCSAFHLAEYRMTPAPPTREYRCVVGAPGNWYPYEDVALDDRDFAEMGARLPGKLLTRGQWAGKTVTLFGMRAVVDDVRDQLSRYRLRNDLN, from the coding sequence TTGTCTGAGCTGACGCGACTGCGCCTGCTGCTGGGCGAGTTGGGCATCCGACCCGGCGGTGTCCTCATGGTGCACACCTCGCTGAGCGGCACCGGGCTGCCCCCCACCCTGGTCCGGGACGCGCTGCTGGCCGCCCTCGGGCCCGACGGGACCCTCGTGGTGCCGGCCTTCACCCCGGAGAACTCGGACACCTCCCGCGCCCACCGGGCCCGCGTCGCCCACCTGAGCGCGGAGGAGGCCGCCGCGTACCGGGCGCGGAAGATGCTCCCCTTCGACCCGGACACCACGCCCTGTCCGTCGATGGGCGCGCTCGCCGAGTGCGTGCGCACCACGAGGGGAGCCGTGCGCAGCGCGCATCCGCAGACCTCGCTGGCCGGAATCGGGGCGCGGGCCGCCGAGTTGCTGTCCGGACACGACCCGCACTGCCACCTCGGTGAGCGATCCCCGCTCGCCCGGCTGTACGCGGCGGACGCCGAAGTGCTGTTGCTGCGCGTCGGGTTCGAGGTGTGCAGCGCCTTCCATCTCGCCGAGTACCGCATGACTCCGGCACCCCCCACACGCGAGTACCGGTGCGTGGTCGGAGCGCCGGGCAACTGGTACCCGTACGAGGATGTCGCCCTGGACGACCGGGACTTCGCGGAGATGGGCGCCCGGCTGCCGGGCAAGCTCCTCACCCGGGGACAGTGGGCCGGAAAGACGGTCACGCTCTTCGGTATGAGGGCCGTCGTGGACGACGTACGCGATCAACTGTCCAGATATCGCCTCCGAAATGACCTGAATTAA
- a CDS encoding TIR-like protein FxsC, protein MDTPDGEWGQASAEGQPYFFLSYAHTPPWGSGGGDPDHWVHQLYRDLCNHIMALTDLPAGAEVGFIDREMGSGVGWPRKLSENLARCRVFVPLLSPRYFTSEMCGRELFAFNERILHARAAGGREVSAIVPALWTRVDFHQLPDSIRHIHLDRTTFGDRYATNGFYGLIKLSRLRDEYEETVLTLAQRIVQVAEESPLPPGRLRDYESTPSAFRPRGEEPRHIHLTVAAPTRDSVPEDRDPRPYGEDALDWNPYHSESTRPLPALAEELIRSLDYRPTVSSFDDEDTDGPLSPGTGEESGKTGRPRILLVDRWTLTDEERRRRLKAFDAQAQPWVSAVVPWNRADLQCHGDEGQRLTMEFERTLPLLLERGRRTDCRTAVNGVPTLKAFTDVLPAVVAHTTRQYLKHAEAHPPPGPHVPRPRLLGPIQPPYPEGGPDHGGEA, encoded by the coding sequence TTGGACACACCTGACGGAGAGTGGGGGCAGGCCTCGGCCGAGGGGCAGCCCTATTTCTTCCTCAGCTACGCCCACACCCCGCCGTGGGGTTCGGGTGGCGGCGACCCCGATCACTGGGTGCACCAGCTCTACCGGGACCTGTGCAACCACATCATGGCGCTGACCGACCTGCCCGCCGGCGCCGAAGTCGGCTTCATAGACCGGGAGATGGGCTCCGGCGTGGGGTGGCCGAGGAAGCTCAGCGAGAACCTGGCCCGCTGCCGGGTCTTCGTACCGCTGCTGTCACCGCGCTACTTCACCAGCGAGATGTGCGGCCGTGAACTGTTCGCGTTCAACGAGCGCATCCTGCACGCCCGGGCCGCCGGCGGACGCGAGGTGTCGGCCATCGTCCCGGCCCTGTGGACGCGCGTCGACTTCCACCAACTGCCGGACTCCATACGCCACATACACCTCGATCGCACGACCTTCGGCGACCGTTACGCGACCAACGGCTTCTACGGGCTCATCAAACTCAGCAGGCTGCGCGACGAGTACGAGGAGACCGTCCTCACCCTCGCCCAGCGGATCGTCCAGGTGGCCGAGGAGTCGCCGCTGCCGCCGGGCCGGCTGCGCGACTACGAGTCGACACCGAGTGCGTTCCGGCCGCGCGGCGAGGAACCGCGGCACATCCATCTGACGGTGGCCGCACCCACCCGCGACAGCGTCCCCGAGGACCGCGACCCGCGCCCCTACGGCGAGGACGCGCTGGACTGGAACCCCTACCACTCCGAGTCGACGCGCCCGCTGCCCGCCCTGGCGGAGGAGCTGATCCGCTCGCTGGACTACCGGCCCACGGTCTCCTCCTTCGACGACGAGGACACCGACGGCCCCCTCTCCCCCGGCACCGGCGAGGAGAGCGGCAAGACCGGCCGGCCGCGCATCCTGCTCGTCGACCGGTGGACGCTGACCGACGAGGAACGGCGGCGCAGACTGAAGGCGTTCGACGCCCAGGCCCAGCCGTGGGTGAGCGCGGTCGTCCCCTGGAACCGGGCCGACCTGCAGTGTCACGGCGACGAGGGACAGCGCCTGACCATGGAGTTCGAGCGCACGCTCCCGCTGCTGCTGGAGCGCGGCAGACGCACCGACTGCCGTACCGCGGTCAACGGCGTCCCCACGCTCAAGGCGTTCACCGACGTGCTGCCCGCCGTCGTGGCGCACACCACCCGGCAGTACCTCAAACACGCGGAGGCCCATCCGCCGCCGGGACCGCACGTGCCCAGGCCCCGTCTGCTGGGCCCCATCCAGCCGCCGTACCCGGAAGGCGGACCCGACCACGGAGGAGAAGCATGA
- a CDS encoding anti-sigma factor RsbA family regulatory protein — MAETAGPFVHPALFYRDERDYLAGVVPFVRKALAAGEPVAVAVPTENLRLLKAEIGAGEAVRFLDMREAGRNPGRIIPGVLRAFADAQPPGTRVRIVGEPIWAGRTATEYPACVQHEALINAAFQGRPVTILCPYDTRRLDRQAVADAYATHPVVVDAGSGREEESARYDFEAVHARYNAPLPPAPDVPAHAFVADVLGEIRHFATDAAARFGLVRPRLDDLALAVAELTTNSVVHGGGSGLLRVWAEDGHVVCEVRDRGHLTDLLAGRRPPSRGQHGGRGLLIVNLVADLVRVHTGPEGSTVRCWFAL; from the coding sequence GTGGCCGAGACCGCGGGTCCGTTCGTGCATCCCGCGCTCTTCTACCGCGACGAGCGGGACTACCTCGCCGGTGTGGTGCCGTTCGTACGCAAGGCGCTCGCCGCCGGGGAACCGGTGGCCGTGGCCGTGCCCACCGAGAACCTGCGGCTGCTGAAGGCGGAGATCGGCGCCGGGGAGGCCGTACGGTTCCTCGACATGCGCGAGGCCGGGCGCAACCCCGGCCGGATCATCCCTGGGGTGCTGCGCGCCTTCGCCGACGCCCAGCCGCCGGGTACCCGGGTGCGGATCGTCGGCGAGCCGATCTGGGCCGGGCGCACGGCCACCGAGTACCCGGCCTGCGTCCAGCACGAGGCCCTGATCAACGCGGCCTTCCAGGGCCGCCCGGTCACCATCCTGTGCCCGTACGACACCCGGCGCCTCGACCGGCAGGCCGTCGCCGACGCCTACGCCACCCACCCCGTGGTCGTCGACGCCGGCTCCGGGCGCGAGGAGGAGAGCGCACGCTACGACTTCGAGGCCGTGCACGCCCGCTACAACGCACCCCTGCCGCCGGCCCCGGACGTGCCGGCCCACGCCTTCGTCGCCGATGTGCTCGGCGAGATCCGGCACTTCGCCACCGACGCGGCCGCGCGGTTCGGGCTCGTGCGGCCACGGCTCGACGACCTGGCGCTGGCCGTCGCCGAGCTGACCACCAACAGCGTGGTGCACGGCGGCGGTTCGGGCCTGCTGCGGGTATGGGCCGAGGACGGGCACGTGGTCTGCGAGGTCCGCGACCGGGGACACCTCACCGACCTGCTGGCCGGCCGCCGACCGCCCTCACGGGGCCAGCACGGCGGCCGCGGCCTCCTCATCGTCAACCTCGTCGCCGACCTCGTGCGGGTGCACACCGGGCCGGAGGGCTCCACCGTCCGCTGCTGGTTCGCTCTCTGA